In Achromobacter spanius, the following proteins share a genomic window:
- a CDS encoding 5-methylcytosine restriction system specificity protein McrC — protein sequence MDTPIVPIRNLYYLLCYAWNQLPQGNIVNISRAPTTELVDFFAFVLCEGIDHLGRRGLEQGYELREEELTGVRGRIDILPSARRFLVAHGRAACRFDELTPNTLPNRILKTTLRRLSNSSGLNDSLRKRVLVLHRDLRGVTETVLNSQAFRQVQLHANNRFYRFLLNVCEFIHVACLPDSETGGYRFRDFLRDERLMAHVFQDFLFNFIRIELPQWSAQRERIVWHGVVASEEDMALLPRMETDISISRGNEHIIIDAKYYQNTLTERFGTKKLHASNLFQMWAYLTNVQQREGTSIGGMLVYPRVDKTLRCQFLIRQYPLTVATVDLAKPWKNIHAELSQLFA from the coding sequence ATGGACACCCCGATCGTTCCGATACGCAACCTGTACTATCTGCTCTGTTACGCTTGGAACCAACTTCCGCAAGGCAACATCGTCAACATATCACGCGCGCCGACCACAGAGCTGGTGGATTTTTTCGCCTTTGTGCTATGCGAAGGTATCGATCATCTTGGACGGCGTGGCCTCGAGCAAGGTTACGAGCTGCGTGAAGAGGAGCTTACCGGAGTGCGAGGTCGTATCGACATACTGCCTTCGGCCCGCCGTTTTTTGGTAGCTCACGGACGAGCGGCTTGCCGTTTCGATGAATTGACACCAAATACGCTGCCCAACCGGATCCTCAAAACGACCTTGCGTCGCTTGTCGAATTCGAGCGGCCTCAACGACAGCCTGCGCAAGCGCGTCCTAGTGCTGCATCGCGACTTGCGCGGTGTCACGGAAACTGTGTTGAATTCACAAGCGTTCCGCCAAGTTCAACTGCATGCGAACAACCGGTTTTATCGATTCTTATTGAATGTTTGTGAGTTCATTCATGTAGCCTGCCTACCCGACTCTGAGACCGGTGGTTATCGATTTCGAGATTTTCTACGTGACGAGAGATTGATGGCGCACGTGTTTCAGGATTTCCTATTCAATTTCATTCGCATCGAGTTGCCACAATGGTCGGCACAACGCGAGCGCATTGTATGGCATGGTGTCGTGGCTTCCGAGGAAGATATGGCACTACTACCACGGATGGAAACCGATATTTCTATTAGTCGTGGCAACGAGCACATCATCATCGACGCAAAGTATTATCAAAACACGTTGACCGAGCGCTTTGGGACCAAGAAGCTGCATGCCAGCAACCTATTTCAGATGTGGGCATACCTGACAAATGTACAGCAGCGGGAGGGTACATCCATAGGCGGAATGCTTGTGTACCCAAGAGTGGATAAAACACTACGTTGTCAGTTTTTAATTCGGCAATATCCGTTGACAGTAGCAACGGTCGATTTGGCAAAACCGTGGAAAAATATTCATGCCGAACTTTCCCAATTGTTCGCATGA
- a CDS encoding AAA family ATPase, with translation MSRYCGETKTAPILQAAERWRDRALIGDGSVFGEKPLWTQVGLDALNKYFVENLDPNGGNFIEKLREQLTPTGPEVKQLAAEMMWVMLLCPSNTSAAKKREIISAIWRWSDEAMPDTARLFLSDDELAGIGSGGPGYNNYRWREMVFTINFVRQFKSLPVDKRKELLSNGWAFAEWLQSVPDSAARQFRHMLLFLLFPDSFERIFGQGDRKLIASVFSQLPASEIRAQNPIQLDRTLQAIRRRLETEYAGQSLDYYVAPLRDQWHRPTITRPEDLGADSTMVNQPRANYADELGAEISYTLDEAVDGLFIDRADFSRIVERLRAKKNLILQGPPGVGKTFFARRLAYALMASQSPERVQMVQFHQSYAYEDFVQGFRPSGVGFNRRNGPFHEFCEEARKSKEDFVFIIDEINRSNLSKVFGELMMLIESDKRGPEWAVPLAYADKDEEKFYVPQNVHILGLMNTADRSLAMVDYALRRRFAFVDVGPGFGTPQFDAFIKQRGASDELAARIVRAMVALNEEIANDRLNLGPGFCVGHSYYCTGISEAGATPEWYDDVIVSEILPLLREYWFDDEPRVKSWEDRLREA, from the coding sequence ATGAGTCGGTACTGCGGTGAAACGAAAACTGCCCCCATTCTGCAGGCAGCCGAGCGTTGGCGTGACCGGGCGTTAATCGGTGATGGCTCGGTATTCGGCGAGAAACCGCTGTGGACCCAAGTCGGACTCGACGCGTTGAATAAGTACTTCGTCGAAAACCTAGATCCCAACGGCGGGAACTTTATTGAAAAACTCCGCGAACAGCTCACTCCCACAGGACCGGAGGTAAAGCAGCTGGCTGCGGAAATGATGTGGGTGATGCTGCTCTGTCCCAGCAATACCAGCGCGGCGAAGAAGCGCGAAATCATCAGCGCAATCTGGCGCTGGTCGGACGAAGCCATGCCAGATACGGCAAGGCTATTTCTCTCTGATGACGAGCTTGCTGGAATCGGCAGCGGAGGTCCTGGCTATAACAACTACCGTTGGCGGGAGATGGTCTTCACGATTAACTTCGTGCGCCAGTTCAAGTCACTACCCGTAGACAAGCGCAAGGAACTGCTGTCCAACGGTTGGGCCTTTGCCGAGTGGCTGCAGTCAGTACCGGACAGTGCGGCACGTCAGTTTCGGCACATGCTGCTGTTCCTGCTGTTCCCGGATAGCTTCGAACGCATCTTCGGGCAAGGGGATCGCAAGTTGATAGCGAGCGTGTTCTCCCAGTTGCCCGCTTCGGAGATCCGCGCACAGAACCCCATACAGCTTGATCGTACCCTGCAAGCTATTCGGCGTCGCCTCGAAACTGAATATGCAGGACAGTCTTTGGACTATTACGTCGCACCCCTGCGCGATCAATGGCACCGGCCGACCATTACGCGCCCGGAGGACTTGGGTGCGGATTCGACGATGGTTAACCAACCACGGGCAAACTACGCCGACGAGTTGGGTGCTGAAATCTCCTATACCCTCGATGAAGCAGTCGACGGCTTATTCATTGATCGTGCAGATTTCAGCCGAATCGTCGAGCGTCTGCGTGCCAAGAAGAATCTCATTCTGCAAGGCCCGCCCGGTGTGGGAAAGACCTTCTTCGCTCGTCGCCTGGCCTACGCCTTGATGGCCAGTCAGTCTCCCGAACGGGTTCAGATGGTTCAGTTTCACCAGTCGTATGCTTACGAGGACTTTGTGCAAGGTTTTCGCCCGAGCGGTGTCGGATTTAATCGTCGCAATGGGCCCTTCCATGAATTTTGCGAGGAAGCTAGAAAGAGCAAGGAAGATTTCGTCTTCATAATCGACGAAATCAATCGCAGCAACCTCAGCAAGGTGTTTGGTGAGCTGATGATGTTGATTGAGAGTGACAAACGCGGGCCGGAGTGGGCGGTTCCGCTAGCTTATGCTGACAAGGACGAGGAAAAGTTCTACGTGCCGCAGAACGTGCACATTCTCGGGTTAATGAACACGGCCGACCGTTCGCTGGCCATGGTCGATTACGCCCTACGGCGCCGCTTTGCCTTTGTGGATGTCGGCCCCGGCTTCGGTACACCGCAATTTGACGCTTTCATTAAGCAGCGTGGCGCCTCAGACGAGCTGGCCGCGCGCATCGTGCGCGCCATGGTAGCGCTCAACGAAGAGATCGCGAATGACCGACTCAACCTAGGACCGGGCTTCTGCGTTGGGCACAGCTACTACTGCACTGGCATTAGCGAAGCTGGCGCGACTCCCGAATGGTACGACGACGTTATCGTGTCGGAAATCCTACCGCTGTTACGAGAATACTGGTTCGACGATGAGCCCCGGGTGAAAAGCTGGGAAGATCGTTTGCGTGAGGCGTGA
- a CDS encoding TetR/AcrR family transcriptional regulator codes for MSQVQLDRIHFGDKRELLAAVVEQIDANLDQRLQAISDSASDPWEGFRSRCRAYLEMALEAEIQRIVLRDARAVLGGASPTSQRHCIASMQGLINNLIQQGVVAEADPQALASLIYGSLAEAAFWIADGEDGNARLAQGGVALDLLLRGLLVQR; via the coding sequence ATGTCCCAAGTGCAGCTCGACCGCATCCACTTCGGCGACAAGAGGGAATTGCTGGCGGCGGTGGTTGAACAGATCGACGCCAACCTGGACCAGCGTCTGCAAGCCATCTCCGATAGCGCCTCGGACCCATGGGAAGGCTTTCGCAGCCGCTGCCGCGCGTATCTGGAGATGGCGCTGGAGGCGGAAATCCAGCGCATCGTGCTGCGCGACGCCAGGGCGGTGCTGGGGGGCGCTTCACCGACATCGCAACGGCATTGCATAGCGTCGATGCAGGGCCTGATCAACAACCTGATCCAACAAGGCGTGGTGGCCGAGGCCGATCCGCAGGCATTGGCATCGTTGATCTACGGCAGCCTGGCCGAAGCGGCGTTCTGGATTGCGGACGGTGAGGACGGCAATGCGCGCCTGGCGCAAGGGGGTGTCGCGCTGGACCTGTTGCTGCGTGGGTTGTTGGTGCAGCGATAG
- a CDS encoding YciI family protein, with translation MPKFIAIGYGDQAGYDRTPLSVRNAAHAHDQELRDKGVLMGIAGAPVQVRNTEAVRVETTNEAYMRSALPVAGFAIIEAADLAEAIDLVSRTPCAVAHGVVEVWPLEQP, from the coding sequence ATGCCAAAGTTCATTGCCATCGGGTATGGAGACCAAGCGGGCTATGACCGCACGCCGCTCAGCGTCAGAAACGCGGCTCACGCGCATGACCAGGAACTTCGGGATAAGGGAGTATTGATGGGCATCGCGGGCGCCCCGGTCCAGGTGCGCAATACCGAGGCGGTTCGCGTTGAAACGACGAACGAAGCCTATATGCGGTCAGCCTTGCCGGTGGCCGGCTTTGCCATCATCGAAGCCGCGGATTTGGCCGAGGCGATAGACCTGGTGTCTCGAACCCCCTGCGCCGTTGCGCATGGCGTGGTTGAAGTGTGGCCACTGGAACAGCCGTAG
- a CDS encoding autotransporter outer membrane beta-barrel domain-containing protein: MRTPSAARKLKLSPGYLALAAATCMPLAVTPSFAGSLLVGSGGNGGVTSADSFAGGSGGGGGIGGGGGGGKSGFSGGAGGGLARGGDGILGINSPGGSSGGAGGSSGILGGLAGVGGGGGAGGPTGTAGGGGSGGGALGAGGGVGNGGAGGDGGGIVGLDGTPFAGTSGQGAQAAASGTISTPASYDYVGIGGGGGGASHGGAAGGDGVAGNLTVNNNASLTVNRSLLVGGAGGGSSATAGGGRGGNGTLTLTTGATLSVADRLQIGGTGGGAVTYTAGGQGGNGTVTVDGNSTLSFGSGSRLVVGGGTGGGAGVLNLGPGTADFAGGGTFTINTNGTLNIGLDVPQARMGGKIANLSILVNNGRINFYQADAALYTLDASITGSGGVEVNSLGTTVLAGNNTYTGGTTVSGGTLQIGKGGTTGSISGNIVNNSAVVFNRSDTVDYAGNISGTGSLNNIGAGLLRLSGASTATGEIIVSNGGMELTGAAARLGSVTSDVYIGAGAAAQLTVSNGAQLTSHDVRVGSSSYAGTATVTGPDSTWSANYLEIGGAAGATGTLQVMNGAQVSAAKSFVGTVDNGTALVSGANSRWDSQFGVILGSGSGGTGSVVVDGGATLSAQQVEIAGMGGSAEINGSDATGRGVLQTAYVDRHAGTPLSTVDFNGGVLRATTSEARLFRGFIAGEITLGAGGMYLDSNSFDVGIDSVLDGTGRLSKTGVGTLTLSGANTYTGGTAVQAGTLMAGASQVLGTGSVDVSAGATLNLNGYGQSLTALSGAGDVRLGSATLTLGSGNTSTTFSGAVNGTGGLIKQGSGALTLSGVNTYTGATQIDAGSLVVNGSIAGSAVTVGSGARLGGSGTVGATTVASGGVLAPGNSLGSLRVAGNFTLAAGATLDYELGAPGTGASAPGASDHMQVDGDVQLDGTLALSDPASTAGLGYYRLISYGGQLLGSGLQTGAIPASLAAYDVRLVSEVAGHLDLRVGLTGSNLLQTWAGGNGTWTSAATNWLNDGGTIPEAWAGNHAVFLTTGGGTVSVQGTQSFAGLQFVADGYRLNGPGTLETRAAGSELRVLGGATAVIDTVISGAGGINKTQGGTLVLNGANTYAGGTTVSAGVLSVSNDANLGAAGTDVTLNGGALRIASAAYQGTGRNLMLGAAGGALDLSNDFALQGAVSGGGAFNKTGAGVLTLASDSSAYTGAATVSAGGLTLTESARLGGSLHVASGATLAGSGTLGSATLLAGAVHAPGGDGIGTQAFTGDYVNHGTLRINATPTTHDSVVVAGGVDITGATLDLRLSPVDAPAWSTTTGPYTLISKQSAGAVAGGFATVNNPLLFLDASVNTAGGDGNDVTLTLARNERSLASAAQTPNQRAVAMAIDSLPQSHEVWRSVMLSSDASQLLQALNQLSGDTHAGVASGLMSATPFTTQAGLARLRTNLSAPMLSGGFSAQAGMSDAPPSAAMLPRSGASPLWAQVIGDRQRLRGDGNAQGADQSSTGVVVGGDVGVGQGWRVGGAFGYTDARLSPDQRSATAKTQSYTATIYGGKSFATGAGAVNVLAGAAYSWHDIDTQRQIRYGSLDQTLKANYSGNTTQLFAEAGYSLAVAPTVTLEPFVGLSWSQLRMRGFSESGGSAALSGRAQTQDTTSTLAGLRGQWSPARSAIVLRGMLGWRHAYGSLQPTQTLAFDQGASFSVAGAPIARDAARIELGADLVAVRNMTAGVSYGGEFGGGNRQHTGSVDVRWKF, from the coding sequence ATGCGTACCCCCTCTGCCGCCCGCAAGCTGAAGCTGAGCCCTGGCTATCTTGCCCTTGCCGCGGCGACCTGCATGCCCCTGGCTGTAACCCCGTCATTTGCGGGCAGCCTGCTTGTGGGCAGTGGTGGTAACGGTGGCGTGACGTCGGCGGATTCGTTCGCCGGCGGCAGCGGCGGAGGCGGGGGTATTGGCGGGGGCGGCGGCGGTGGCAAGAGTGGATTCAGTGGCGGCGCCGGCGGCGGACTGGCGCGTGGGGGCGACGGGATTTTGGGAATCAACTCGCCCGGCGGCAGCAGCGGCGGTGCCGGTGGCTCATCCGGTATCTTGGGCGGGCTGGCTGGTGTTGGCGGCGGTGGTGGCGCGGGTGGCCCAACCGGCACCGCAGGCGGCGGCGGTAGCGGTGGTGGCGCGCTGGGCGCTGGCGGCGGCGTGGGCAATGGCGGCGCAGGCGGCGATGGCGGCGGCATTGTCGGGCTTGACGGAACGCCTTTCGCGGGTACATCAGGCCAAGGCGCCCAAGCGGCGGCTTCCGGCACCATCAGCACGCCGGCAAGCTACGACTACGTGGGCATTGGCGGGGGTGGCGGCGGCGCCAGCCATGGCGGCGCGGCGGGTGGCGACGGCGTGGCAGGCAACCTGACCGTCAACAATAATGCGAGCTTGACGGTGAATCGCTCCTTACTGGTGGGTGGGGCGGGCGGAGGCAGCAGCGCGACGGCTGGTGGTGGACGCGGCGGAAACGGAACGCTGACCCTGACGACGGGCGCCACGCTTTCCGTCGCTGACAGGCTTCAGATCGGCGGCACCGGTGGTGGTGCGGTCACCTACACGGCCGGCGGCCAGGGCGGCAACGGCACGGTGACCGTGGACGGGAATTCCACCCTGTCGTTCGGCAGCGGGTCGCGGCTGGTGGTCGGCGGCGGAACGGGCGGCGGAGCCGGCGTGTTGAACCTGGGCCCGGGTACGGCGGACTTCGCGGGCGGTGGCACGTTCACCATCAACACGAATGGCACGCTGAATATTGGACTCGATGTTCCCCAAGCACGGATGGGCGGCAAGATTGCCAACCTGTCTATCTTGGTCAACAACGGCAGGATCAATTTTTATCAGGCCGACGCCGCCCTCTACACGCTGGACGCGAGCATCACGGGTTCTGGTGGAGTGGAGGTCAATAGCTTGGGCACCACGGTGCTTGCTGGCAACAACACGTACACGGGCGGAACGACGGTATCCGGGGGCACGCTGCAAATAGGTAAGGGCGGCACCACGGGCTCAATCAGCGGCAATATCGTCAATAACTCGGCGGTCGTCTTCAACAGAAGCGACACCGTCGACTACGCCGGCAACATCAGCGGCACCGGCTCGTTGAACAACATCGGCGCGGGCCTGTTGCGGCTGTCGGGTGCCAGTACGGCGACGGGAGAGATCATTGTTTCCAACGGTGGCATGGAGTTGACGGGCGCCGCGGCGCGGTTGGGAAGTGTGACGTCCGATGTATACATCGGGGCGGGCGCCGCTGCGCAATTGACCGTGAGCAACGGCGCACAATTGACGTCCCATGACGTGCGAGTCGGTTCCTCTTCTTATGCCGGTACCGCAACCGTGACGGGACCAGATTCGACGTGGTCGGCCAACTACCTTGAGATCGGGGGAGCCGCGGGCGCGACCGGCACGTTGCAAGTCATGAATGGCGCTCAGGTATCCGCAGCGAAGAGCTTCGTCGGCACTGTTGACAACGGGACCGCCCTGGTCTCCGGCGCAAATTCGCGATGGGACAGCCAATTCGGGGTGATCCTCGGCAGCGGATCAGGCGGGACGGGCTCGGTGGTCGTGGACGGGGGCGCCACATTGAGCGCCCAGCAGGTAGAGATCGCCGGTATGGGCGGATCTGCGGAAATCAACGGTTCGGATGCGACCGGCCGAGGCGTTCTGCAGACCGCGTACGTTGACAGACATGCCGGCACCCCGCTAAGCACCGTCGACTTCAATGGCGGTGTGCTGCGGGCGACAACCTCGGAAGCCCGGCTCTTCCGGGGCTTCATCGCCGGCGAAATCACGCTGGGCGCGGGCGGCATGTATCTGGATTCCAACAGCTTCGACGTCGGCATCGACTCGGTGCTGGACGGCACCGGCCGGCTGAGCAAAACCGGCGTGGGCACACTGACGCTTTCCGGCGCCAACACGTATACAGGCGGCACCGCCGTGCAGGCCGGTACCTTGATGGCGGGCGCGTCGCAGGTGCTGGGCACCGGCTCGGTGGATGTCAGCGCCGGCGCCACGCTGAATCTCAACGGCTATGGGCAGTCGTTGACCGCGCTGTCGGGTGCGGGCGATGTGCGGCTGGGCAGCGCCACGCTGACGCTGGGCAGCGGCAACACCAGCACCACGTTCTCGGGCGCGGTCAACGGAACTGGCGGCTTGATCAAGCAGGGCAGCGGCGCGCTTACCTTGTCAGGGGTCAACACCTACACGGGCGCCACGCAGATCGACGCCGGTTCCTTGGTGGTCAACGGGTCCATCGCCGGGTCAGCCGTGACCGTGGGCAGCGGCGCGCGCTTGGGCGGCAGCGGCACCGTGGGCGCGACCACGGTGGCGTCCGGCGGCGTCCTGGCGCCGGGTAATTCGCTGGGCAGCCTGCGGGTGGCCGGCAACTTCACGCTGGCCGCCGGCGCAACGCTGGACTACGAGCTGGGCGCGCCCGGCACGGGGGCGTCGGCGCCCGGCGCCAGCGACCACATGCAGGTCGACGGTGATGTGCAACTGGACGGAACGCTTGCACTGAGCGACCCGGCAAGCACGGCTGGATTGGGCTACTACCGCTTGATCAGTTATGGCGGGCAACTGTTGGGCAGCGGCTTGCAGACGGGCGCCATTCCGGCCTCGCTCGCCGCTTACGACGTGCGTCTGGTGTCGGAAGTGGCGGGCCATCTTGACCTGCGAGTTGGCCTCACGGGCAGCAATCTTCTACAGACCTGGGCAGGCGGCAACGGAACGTGGACCTCCGCCGCCACCAATTGGTTGAACGACGGCGGCACCATCCCTGAAGCGTGGGCGGGCAATCACGCCGTGTTCCTGACGACCGGCGGCGGCACGGTAAGCGTGCAAGGCACGCAGTCGTTCGCCGGCTTGCAGTTCGTGGCCGACGGCTATCGCCTGAACGGTCCCGGCACGCTGGAAACGCGCGCGGCTGGCAGCGAGCTTCGCGTTCTGGGCGGCGCGACCGCCGTGATCGATACGGTGATCTCCGGCGCGGGCGGCATCAACAAGACGCAGGGCGGCACGCTGGTGCTCAACGGCGCCAACACCTACGCAGGCGGCACCACGGTATCCGCGGGTGTGCTGTCGGTGTCCAACGACGCCAATCTGGGCGCAGCCGGCACCGATGTGACGCTGAACGGCGGCGCACTGCGTATCGCCAGCGCCGCCTACCAAGGCACCGGGCGCAACCTGATGCTGGGCGCCGCGGGCGGCGCGCTTGACCTGTCGAATGACTTCGCCTTGCAAGGCGCGGTATCGGGTGGGGGGGCGTTCAACAAGACGGGGGCGGGCGTGCTGACGCTGGCCTCGGACAGCAGCGCCTACACGGGTGCGGCCACGGTGTCGGCCGGTGGACTGACGCTGACCGAGAGCGCGCGCCTGGGCGGATCCTTGCATGTCGCGTCGGGCGCCACGCTGGCCGGCAGCGGCACTTTGGGGTCAGCCACCCTTCTGGCGGGCGCCGTGCATGCGCCGGGCGGCGACGGCATCGGCACCCAGGCGTTCACCGGTGACTACGTCAACCACGGCACGCTGCGCATCAACGCCACGCCCACCACGCATGACAGCGTGGTGGTGGCGGGCGGCGTCGACATCACGGGAGCCACCCTGGACCTGCGCCTGTCGCCCGTGGATGCGCCGGCCTGGAGCACCACGACCGGCCCCTACACCTTGATTTCCAAGCAGAGCGCCGGCGCGGTCGCGGGCGGGTTCGCCACGGTGAACAATCCGCTGCTGTTCCTGGATGCCTCGGTCAATACGGCAGGCGGTGACGGCAACGACGTGACCCTGACGCTGGCCCGTAACGAACGCAGCCTGGCAAGCGCCGCGCAAACGCCCAACCAGCGCGCCGTGGCGATGGCCATCGACAGCCTGCCGCAAAGCCATGAGGTCTGGCGCAGCGTCATGCTGAGCAGCGATGCCAGCCAGTTGCTGCAAGCCCTGAACCAGTTGTCCGGCGACACGCACGCTGGCGTAGCGTCTGGTTTGATGAGTGCCACGCCGTTCACCACGCAGGCCGGATTGGCCCGCTTGCGCACCAACCTGTCGGCGCCAATGCTGTCGGGCGGGTTCAGCGCGCAGGCTGGCATGTCGGATGCGCCCCCGTCAGCCGCGATGCTGCCTCGGTCCGGCGCCTCGCCGCTGTGGGCGCAGGTAATCGGAGACCGTCAACGCCTGCGCGGCGACGGTAACGCGCAGGGCGCGGATCAAAGCAGCACCGGCGTCGTGGTGGGCGGGGATGTCGGCGTCGGGCAGGGGTGGCGTGTCGGCGGCGCCTTCGGCTACACGGATGCGCGCTTGAGCCCCGACCAGCGCTCGGCCACTGCCAAGACGCAGAGCTACACCGCAACGATCTACGGCGGCAAGTCCTTCGCCACGGGCGCGGGCGCTGTGAACGTTCTGGCGGGCGCGGCCTATAGCTGGCACGACATCGACACGCAACGCCAGATTCGCTACGGCAGCCTGGACCAGACCCTGAAAGCGAACTACAGCGGCAACACCACGCAGTTGTTCGCCGAAGCGGGATATTCCCTGGCGGTGGCGCCCACCGTCACGCTTGAGCCCTTTGTCGGCCTGTCGTGGAGCCAACTGCGCATGCGCGGCTTCTCTGAATCGGGCGGATCCGCGGCCCTGTCCGGCCGCGCCCAGACGCAGGACACCACCAGCACGCTGGCGGGTCTGCGCGGCCAGTGGTCACCGGCTCGATCCGCCATCGTGTTGCGCGGCATGCTTGGCTGGCGCCACGCGTATGGCAGCCTGCAGCCGACGCAGACGCTGGCTTTCGACCAGGGGGCTTCGTTTTCCGTGGCGGGCGCGCCCATCGCGCGGGACGCGGCCCGCATCGAACTGGGCGCCGACCTTGTCGCGGTGCGCAACATGACGGCGGGCGTGAGCTACGGCGGCGAATTCGGGGGTGGAAACCGTCAACACACGGGGTCGGTGGACGTGCGCTGGAAGTTCTGA